aaacacttctaatactagtaacgactgacataaatgtttagtgattcaaagcaaaacgatctcatTCAAACGTTCGAACTTtcaaaagaaaaccacatgtgggttttgaactctaatcgtctgtgtcgcagtgtcgaattcttaccactaatccacgaaggattgataattattccgtgacaagagtgtataaaactcctcaactcatagtagaaattattcttggttaataatttaaaactttagattaaataatcactattaattattcatattattaatcagtttttactttatgcgaaattaaaaaatggaaatacgtcacacatacgacgttacacataataattatgaccgaggtgatttagctcgaagctaacatctaaaggtgtgagactatcgatagtggtaatgtaatgtaaattatagatttctatcgattatttcccacctctacgagttttatctctttttatttcacaaggtaactgtgttttctatctcttacttTAAAAAGCCGTGTGGTAAGACATTCATCACTGTATTATTTTTCTATaggaatatacatacccaatgcgaaaggGAGAAACCAGCGAGTTGTAGATTGAACATAATATCTTCTCTTCCCTTTCTGATGACCTCAGTTGTTATATAGAGGTCatgtatgtgcagaacgcaacataataATTGTCTCTGTCACGAGACCGAAGCGAAGTCACCTAGGAAGCGCTGCTATTAACCCACACACACACATCTGTGTCGATTGTGAGATAAAACTCGACTGTGTTTTTGCATGTGGAATTCGTCTCTTATCTCTAAcacacatctgtgtcattttgcagatggctCGCCTTGTGTAGTTTTTAACAAAGTTCCATTTTTCTTACACGAAATCTTGTTTAAATATAccacggggagaatcaaaactaacaaaaagtctcttaatatattacaaatgtttagacacagttgcgaaactgcaacaatgtGTACTAGACATACGTCTGACGATTTTGTTTTCAAATTTGTATTTAAAAGATGTAATGATCAATAATCgttaaactataaaaaataatcATTGAATCATTTTTGTTTTCAGGAAAAATGTATCGAGCACTTAAGAGCGACGGAAATGAAAATTCCCAACACCAATGTCACGATTACAACAAGAAAACTACTAAAAAACGAAAAAGTAGACGATTCCAATCATAATAATCACAATATCTGCAAAAATGAGTTAGATGAATCGAAACAAGATGAGAATAATAGTTATTCCCATAATTCAAGTATACCTAGGAAAGTGTCGGTTCATAAATCAGTGTCAGAACTTTTTTCTCGTCATCCGAACATTAAATTACGTACTGATGTTCTGGTTTTCGATGTCAATCCTTTTGTTAGCTTAAAATTAGACGAAGTAGAAAAATACTGTAATgctaataatataaatttaaaattagctACTAAAAGAGCAATGGAAGTAAATACTGCCCGTAAAAAGACTAGACCGTTACATAACAAAAATATCTCGAATTCGAATAGTTCTTCAGAAACAAATATTTCAGAAGACAAAATAATTAGTCCGAATAATCTGAAAAGCGATAAAGATCAGTTGAAAGTGAGTCCCATTAGTATTAAGCTCGTAGATGATCGGtataattttaaagtaactcCTGTTAGTATCAAACACACTGATGATAACGTAAAGTTTACAATTATTTCTAAAGACTCATCTAAACGCAAAAGGGAAGGTAGTGAGAGTGAAGAGACCATTGCTGCCAAAAAAGAaagcaaaattaaaagaagaagattatCTTCGAGTGACTTTACATCCGATACAGACCAAACTAATCCAACATTATttgaaactttaaaattaaaacccAGTCAACCTTCAACGAAACAAACAAAGGCTCATAAATGCAATATTTGCTTAACAATTCACAAAAACGCAAAGACTCTTAAGCTTCATTATCAGGAACATTTTTGTTGCAGTTTTTGTAAAGCAAGATTTAGACTAATCGAACGTAGAGTAAGCCATGAAAAGAAATGTACCGTAGGTCACGCTTTAAATAGTAAACTATACGTCGAATTAACTAGAGTTGATTTGGATTCAAATATTAGAAACAAATATCTTACTTGTAATTCTGTCATTAACGAAAATAGTACACATTGTAACGAAGTTATAGTATTATCCGACGATGATGAACCAGTTATTAAGTCTACTAGCGTATCTAATTCTTTCATATCGAAATCTAATTCTGGTTTATCAGTAGGTATAACTGACGCCCATAATATTCAAAGTAAAGTTAATATGCCGGTAACAGCAGTTGCATCTGAATCCAGTAATATTGAGAAAGTGATTAATGAATGTGAAACGGAATTGAACAAATTTACAACATATTCCTCAGCTAAATCGAACACATTTCCACAGTCCCCTGCTACAGTCGAAAACAACGTAATTTTACCTCAAACCGAGGTATCAAACCCTCTTAATGCAGATGTGTTGCCAGTTCAATATTCAAGCACAGCAATAGTGAGGCCCGAAATTAGAATAAAAAACGACAATTTACTAAATACCAATAATTTAAATAGTTCCGATATTACTTTACTACAAGAATTAGTACGGCACGCAAAACGagacaataaaatgtttttaaaaaaaccaACTACTGAGGATATAACTAGAAATGGGACgatgaaaaatatgtttttgcaATTAGGCGTGTATAAAGTTCCAATAAATATTCGACATGGTGAACATTGTGTAACCATCTCTGAACCAGAACCTGGCATAAACAAAGGGGTAACAATGTGGAATGACATAAAACCATTGCCCTTACTTAATAAAAAGACAAATATGGATATCACTAATATAACATTGAGACCAAGTCAAACTGTACCCATAAGTACTGTAAAGAAAAATAATCCGGCGACGTTGCAACATAGTGTTTCAGTCCCGATTATTTTGAACGGTACAGTATCAAGAATTCATCAAACGCTAGGAAATATG
The genomic region above belongs to Diabrotica undecimpunctata isolate CICGRU chromosome 8, icDiaUnde3, whole genome shotgun sequence and contains:
- the LOC140447531 gene encoding uncharacterized protein isoform X2, with translation MHEFRERSIRTDKFLKEKCIEHLRATEMKIPNTNVTITTRKLLKNEKVDDSNHNNHNICKNELDESKQDENNSYSHNSSIPRKVSVHKSVSELFSRHPNIKLRTDVLVFDVNPFVSLKLDEVEKYCNANNINLKLATKRAMEVNTARKKTRPLHNKNISNSNSSSETNISEDKIISPNNLKSDKDQLKVSPISIKLVDDRYNFKVTPVSIKHTDDNVKFTIISKDSSKRKREGSESEETIAAKKESKIKRRRLSSSDFTSDTDQTNPTLFETLKLKPSQPSTKQTKAHKCNICLTIHKNAKTLKLHYQEHFCCSFCKARFRLIERRVSHEKKCTVGHALNSKLYVELTRVDLDSNIRNKYLTCNSVINENSTHCNEVIVLSDDDEPVIKSTSVSNSFISKSNSGLSVGITDAHNIQSKVNMPVTAVASESSNIEKVINECETELNKFTTYSSAKSNTFPQSPATVENNVILPQTEVSNPLNADVLPVQYSSTAIVRPEIRIKNDNLLNTNNLNSSDITLLQELVRHAKRDNKMFLKKPTTEDITRNGTMKNMFLQLGVYKVPINIRHGEHCVTISEPEPGINKGVTMWNDIKPLPLLNKKTNMDITNITLRPSQTVPISTVKKNNPATLQHSVSVPIILNGTVSRIHQTLGNMLTPNTQYSKTNCAYPNQTIVSSPNIPSQSSVTVTSPNGVRTVFSQRFTPNFLITSNAHALNSTNNNSPLNSNATSPQLVPHNLNSAIVNNATNNSRLEFVSLPSTSISSTNGISQVFKPHGGVVVTNSRSLLRTASNPVVTDHNITTYNRLSTPPNQNNVQFAYSNSNNRQITAPMLNNQCVILNATVANASTTPNAITSNNIQQNILNTTSVMSNNSTNNNYSTSNAPYETSVAPNNFTFSKPIIRVKNICELK
- the LOC140447531 gene encoding uncharacterized protein isoform X1, with the translated sequence MDTSADQCRLCLSQKELVSVFNCDNVKAKKMKELIFLTTGVEILEKDVISRKICTNCSKVVIKMHEFRERSIRTDKFLKEKCIEHLRATEMKIPNTNVTITTRKLLKNEKVDDSNHNNHNICKNELDESKQDENNSYSHNSSIPRKVSVHKSVSELFSRHPNIKLRTDVLVFDVNPFVSLKLDEVEKYCNANNINLKLATKRAMEVNTARKKTRPLHNKNISNSNSSSETNISEDKIISPNNLKSDKDQLKVSPISIKLVDDRYNFKVTPVSIKHTDDNVKFTIISKDSSKRKREGSESEETIAAKKESKIKRRRLSSSDFTSDTDQTNPTLFETLKLKPSQPSTKQTKAHKCNICLTIHKNAKTLKLHYQEHFCCSFCKARFRLIERRVSHEKKCTVGHALNSKLYVELTRVDLDSNIRNKYLTCNSVINENSTHCNEVIVLSDDDEPVIKSTSVSNSFISKSNSGLSVGITDAHNIQSKVNMPVTAVASESSNIEKVINECETELNKFTTYSSAKSNTFPQSPATVENNVILPQTEVSNPLNADVLPVQYSSTAIVRPEIRIKNDNLLNTNNLNSSDITLLQELVRHAKRDNKMFLKKPTTEDITRNGTMKNMFLQLGVYKVPINIRHGEHCVTISEPEPGINKGVTMWNDIKPLPLLNKKTNMDITNITLRPSQTVPISTVKKNNPATLQHSVSVPIILNGTVSRIHQTLGNMLTPNTQYSKTNCAYPNQTIVSSPNIPSQSSVTVTSPNGVRTVFSQRFTPNFLITSNAHALNSTNNNSPLNSNATSPQLVPHNLNSAIVNNATNNSRLEFVSLPSTSISSTNGISQVFKPHGGVVVTNSRSLLRTASNPVVTDHNITTYNRLSTPPNQNNVQFAYSNSNNRQITAPMLNNQCVILNATVANASTTPNAITSNNIQQNILNTTSVMSNNSTNNNYSTSNAPYETSVAPNNFTFSKPIIRVKNICELK